One Microbacter margulisiae genomic window carries:
- a CDS encoding glycosyltransferase family 2 protein, whose amino-acid sequence MLSILIPVYNYNCFSLVNSLQQLALAAGLTFEIIAMDDGSSVKYAENEKINQLANCKFICHNINIGRAAIRNHLGDAASYDHFLFIDCDASICSGQFIQNYIPYLNTNQIVCGGCTYASAPKDALHSLRWKYGITREGKDAIKKQKTTFNSFTTFNFLIPKSVFDNIRFDESITTYGHEDTLFGHELRTHLQPYIHINNPLIHDGIEDNETFIRKTEESIISLLSLSKTGKYPFLKKDSKLLLTYEFIAHYKLCFLIRYLFRFCKPLLIKQLSSTNPSMRLFDFYKIGFLCSIRRESVIMSFNAMDH is encoded by the coding sequence ATGTTATCCATCCTAATTCCGGTTTATAATTACAATTGTTTCAGCTTAGTAAATTCTTTGCAACAATTAGCTTTAGCAGCAGGCCTAACGTTTGAAATTATCGCTATGGACGACGGCTCATCTGTCAAATATGCAGAAAACGAAAAGATCAATCAGTTAGCAAATTGTAAATTTATCTGTCACAACATCAATATAGGACGTGCGGCCATTCGTAATCATTTAGGAGACGCAGCTTCGTATGATCATTTTCTTTTTATCGATTGCGATGCTTCTATCTGTTCCGGACAATTCATTCAAAACTATATTCCTTACCTAAATACTAATCAAATAGTATGTGGAGGATGTACATATGCCTCAGCACCAAAAGATGCTTTGCATAGTTTACGTTGGAAATATGGAATAACAAGAGAAGGTAAAGACGCAATAAAAAAACAGAAAACGACATTCAATTCATTTACAACATTTAATTTTCTGATCCCGAAATCAGTCTTCGATAATATACGATTTGATGAATCAATAACAACTTATGGGCATGAAGACACCCTTTTCGGACATGAATTACGCACACACCTTCAACCTTATATTCACATCAATAATCCTTTGATTCATGACGGAATCGAAGACAATGAAACATTCATTCGAAAAACCGAAGAAAGTATTATCTCCCTTTTATCACTGTCAAAGACAGGCAAATATCCTTTCTTAAAGAAAGACAGCAAATTGTTGTTAACTTACGAATTCATAGCCCATTATAAGCTATGTTTTCTGATAAGATATCTTTTTAGATTCTGCAAACCCCTCCTCATAAAACAACTTAGTAGCACCAATCCTTCAATGCGCTTATTTGACTTTTATAAAATTGGATTCTTGTGCAGCATAAGGAGAGAATCTGTCATAATGTCATTCAACGCAATGGATCATTGA
- a CDS encoding co-chaperone GroES, translating to MNIKPLADRVLIQPAAAEEKTASGIIIPDSAKEKPLKGTVVAVGKGTKDEEMVVKVGDEVLYGKYAGTEIEIDNEKYLIMRQSDVLAVL from the coding sequence ATGAATATCAAACCATTAGCAGACAGAGTATTAATTCAGCCGGCAGCTGCCGAAGAAAAAACAGCAAGTGGCATTATTATTCCCGATTCAGCCAAAGAAAAACCATTAAAAGGTACTGTAGTTGCTGTAGGAAAAGGTACAAAAGATGAAGAAATGGTAGTAAAAGTAGGTGATGAAGTTTTATATGGCAAATACGCAGGTACCGAAATCGAAATTGATAACGAAAAATACCTCATTATGCGCCAATCAGACGTATTAGCAGTATTATAA
- a CDS encoding 3'-5' exonuclease, with amino-acid sequence MATTSKDKILFLDIETVSQAKDYHDLPERLVPLWEKKSTSLQQRMPETYPEDMHTQAIFEKSAAIFAEFGKIICISVGFIYYKNGEEKFRVKSFYGDDEKNILIEFAATLTHFGNASEINLCGHNIKEFDIPYICRRMLINNLSLPEILNIGAKKPWEVPLLDTLEMWKFGDFKHYTSLNLLTALFDIPTPKDDIDGSQVSSVYYGEHNIKRIATYCEKDVVATAQLFLRLNQMPVIQDHCIEHV; translated from the coding sequence ATGGCAACAACTTCAAAAGATAAGATTCTTTTTCTGGACATCGAAACAGTTTCTCAAGCAAAAGATTATCATGACCTTCCAGAAAGGCTGGTACCATTATGGGAAAAGAAATCGACCTCCTTGCAACAACGCATGCCTGAAACATATCCAGAAGATATGCATACTCAGGCTATCTTTGAGAAAAGTGCTGCTATTTTTGCTGAATTTGGTAAGATTATCTGCATTTCAGTAGGATTTATTTATTATAAAAATGGAGAAGAAAAATTCAGAGTCAAATCGTTTTATGGCGATGATGAAAAAAATATTTTAATCGAATTTGCTGCTACCCTTACCCATTTTGGAAATGCTTCTGAAATCAACTTATGCGGACATAATATCAAAGAATTTGATATTCCATATATTTGCAGAAGGATGCTAATCAACAATCTGTCATTGCCTGAAATTCTTAATATAGGTGCAAAGAAACCATGGGAAGTCCCATTACTAGATACTTTAGAAATGTGGAAATTTGGAGACTTTAAACATTATACATCGCTCAATCTTCTAACCGCTTTATTTGATATTCCGACACCCAAAGACGATATTGACGGCAGCCAGGTCAGTAGTGTTTATTACGGGGAACACAATATAAAACGTATTGCTACTTATTGCGAAAAAGATGTTGTAGCCACAGCACAATTATTTTTACGGTTAAACCAAATGCCTGTAATTCAAGATCATTGCATTGAACACGTTTAA
- a CDS encoding START-like domain-containing protein — protein sequence MKKEKIQLEYVFSNISINVLWNNISTAAGLSEWFADKVETQGRIFTFTWGDYSQTAEMIQLHNGSSIRFRWQDDAEHTYFEFRLAVDELVPQTALIIIDFATPDEINDATLLWNKQISNLRLHAGI from the coding sequence ATGAAAAAAGAAAAGATTCAGTTAGAATACGTATTTTCCAACATTTCAATTAATGTTTTATGGAATAATATAAGTACAGCTGCAGGATTGTCGGAATGGTTTGCTGACAAAGTAGAAACCCAAGGTCGTATTTTTACTTTCACGTGGGGTGATTACAGCCAAACAGCAGAAATGATTCAATTGCATAATGGATCCTCAATTCGTTTCAGATGGCAAGACGACGCTGAGCACACCTATTTTGAGTTCAGGCTTGCTGTGGACGAATTAGTTCCTCAAACTGCATTGATTATTATTGACTTTGCAACTCCAGACGAAATAAATGATGCTACTTTACTTTGGAATAAGCAAATAAGCAATCTCAGACTGCACGCAGGAATTTAA
- a CDS encoding universal stress protein has product MQESFTILCDVRYFPEQAFRLATEWSKAFNKPISLLSLVSDEQERSGVESVHRKWKQEKEDVFLTYCKTGSLPFLSLILNELDVAILIIPLAKQTRFYRVMPLLSACRDLRMPYVFIKEGFSLIACRRWLIPVGFLPEEKEKGVIASSFGRFYPSSFDILLANDYGPRAARNAEAIQTLLTKFSIPYRLSKGRKDSFGIQQEAVMRASQGEADIVVLTASREYGLDDLLFGPPERKMIVNSRVPLLILNPRDDLYVLCG; this is encoded by the coding sequence ATGCAGGAATCCTTTACCATATTGTGTGATGTCCGATATTTCCCGGAACAGGCCTTTCGTTTGGCTACAGAATGGTCTAAGGCCTTCAACAAACCAATATCTTTGCTTTCGTTGGTTTCGGATGAGCAGGAACGGTCTGGGGTAGAATCTGTGCATCGGAAATGGAAACAAGAAAAGGAAGATGTCTTCCTGACATATTGTAAAACAGGGAGCTTACCTTTCTTATCCTTAATTTTGAATGAATTGGATGTTGCCATATTGATCATCCCTTTAGCTAAACAAACAAGGTTTTATCGTGTGATGCCTTTGTTGTCGGCTTGTCGTGATTTACGAATGCCTTATGTTTTTATCAAAGAGGGATTCTCTTTAATTGCTTGTAGGAGATGGCTGATTCCTGTTGGTTTTTTGCCCGAAGAAAAAGAGAAAGGAGTAATTGCTTCTTCATTTGGGCGTTTCTATCCTTCGTCTTTTGATATTTTATTGGCTAATGATTATGGTCCTCGTGCTGCTCGCAATGCAGAAGCTATTCAAACTCTTCTAACGAAGTTTTCCATTCCTTATCGTTTATCTAAAGGTCGGAAGGATAGTTTTGGCATTCAGCAAGAAGCTGTAATGCGTGCTTCGCAAGGTGAAGCAGATATAGTTGTACTAACTGCTTCACGGGAATATGGATTGGATGACTTATTATTTGGACCACCGGAACGTAAGATGATTGTCAATAGCCGAGTGCCTTTGCTGATACTGAATCCACGTGATGATTTGTATGTATTATGCGGGTAG
- a CDS encoding RNA polymerase sigma factor: MDLKQFEIKILPLKNKIYRLAKALLGNATNAEDAVQDVYLKLWAQREQIEKADNIQAFCLQVARNYCLDRLRILRRVDFDELTDISFSTDRSPYEQVEQQDLAERIKKLMAFLPEQQRTVIHLRDVDDLEFEEITRITGMSENAIKVNLSRARQKIRELLNKENI, from the coding sequence ATGGATTTGAAACAGTTTGAAATAAAAATCCTACCGCTAAAAAATAAAATTTATCGTTTAGCAAAAGCACTGCTGGGCAATGCTACGAACGCAGAAGATGCAGTGCAGGATGTTTATTTGAAATTGTGGGCACAAAGGGAGCAAATTGAAAAAGCGGATAATATTCAGGCTTTTTGTCTGCAAGTAGCGAGAAATTATTGTCTGGATAGATTAAGAATATTGCGCAGGGTTGATTTTGATGAACTTACTGATATTAGTTTTTCTACAGATCGCTCTCCGTATGAACAGGTAGAGCAGCAAGATTTAGCTGAGAGAATAAAAAAGTTAATGGCATTTTTGCCTGAACAGCAGCGGACGGTAATTCATTTACGTGATGTTGATGATTTAGAATTTGAAGAAATAACCCGAATAACAGGGATGTCCGAGAATGCCATTAAAGTCAATCTGTCGAGAGCAAGACAAAAAATTAGAGAGTTATTAAACAAAGAAAATATATGA
- a CDS encoding DUF4252 domain-containing protein, with translation MKTKLIFLLIFFAAISASGQTVEKLIDRYANNKNCEYVSIQKGLFNLTQWLGANDIDQETKEVLSRIKSMKILTINLTPRAEMRKTFQLTLDNILKHGNFEKMMVTKNKEDHSIVYGSTSADDNSELIIESQNEEQLSLILMKGNLSHADLEKIAK, from the coding sequence ATGAAAACTAAATTGATTTTTCTTTTGATATTTTTTGCTGCTATTTCTGCCAGTGGTCAAACTGTTGAAAAACTGATTGATAGGTATGCGAACAATAAAAATTGCGAATATGTTTCTATTCAAAAAGGATTGTTTAATCTTACACAGTGGCTTGGCGCAAATGATATTGATCAGGAAACAAAAGAAGTATTGTCCCGCATCAAGAGTATGAAAATTCTGACAATAAATTTAACTCCGCGGGCAGAAATGCGTAAAACTTTTCAGTTGACACTGGATAATATATTAAAACACGGTAACTTTGAGAAAATGATGGTAACGAAAAACAAAGAAGATCATTCCATCGTTTATGGATCGACGAGTGCCGATGATAATTCTGAACTTATTATTGAATCTCAAAATGAAGAGCAATTGAGTCTTATCCTTATGAAAGGAAATTTATCTCATGCTGATTTAGAGAAAATAGCGAAATAA
- the groL gene encoding chaperonin GroEL (60 kDa chaperone family; promotes refolding of misfolded polypeptides especially under stressful conditions; forms two stacked rings of heptamers to form a barrel-shaped 14mer; ends can be capped by GroES; misfolded proteins enter the barrel where they are refolded when GroES binds) has translation MAKEIKFEMEARDLLKKGVDELANTVKVTLGPKGRNVIIEKKFGAPQITKDGVTVAKEIELTDPFENMGAQLVKEVASKTGDDAGDGTTTATVLAQSIISVGLKNVTAGANPMDLKRGIDKAVEKVVDNIKSQAKEVNDDFNKIEQVARISANNDATIGKLIADAMKKVKKEGVITIEEAKGTETTIEVVEGMQFDRGYISPYFVTNTEKMEAELERPFILIYDKKISILKEILPILEATVQSGRPLLIISEDIDGEALGTLVVNRLRGSLKVAAVKAPGFGDRRKEMLEDIAILTGGVVISEEKGMKLDGTTIDMLGTAEKVTINKDNTTIVNGAGTKEAINARVAQIKAQIETTTSDYDREKLQERLAKLAGGVAVLYVGAASEVEMKEKKDRVDDALSATRAAIEEGIVPGGGVAYIRAIAALEGMKGENADETTGIEIIKRAIEEPLRQIVLNAGKEGAVIVQKVKEHKDDYGYNARTDEFEPLYAAGVIDPAKVTRIALENAASIAGMLLTTESVIVEKKEENPAPAMPPMGGGMGGMGGMM, from the coding sequence ATGGCAAAAGAAATTAAGTTCGAAATGGAAGCTCGCGACCTTTTGAAAAAGGGCGTAGATGAATTGGCCAATACCGTTAAAGTAACATTAGGGCCAAAGGGAAGAAATGTCATTATTGAAAAAAAGTTTGGAGCTCCTCAAATCACAAAAGATGGTGTCACAGTTGCAAAAGAAATCGAACTGACAGACCCATTTGAAAATATGGGTGCTCAGTTGGTAAAAGAAGTAGCTTCAAAAACCGGTGATGACGCAGGCGACGGAACTACAACCGCTACCGTATTAGCGCAGTCAATTATCTCTGTAGGATTGAAAAATGTTACAGCAGGCGCAAATCCAATGGATTTGAAACGCGGTATCGACAAAGCTGTCGAAAAAGTAGTTGACAACATCAAGTCTCAGGCAAAAGAGGTAAATGACGATTTTAACAAGATAGAACAAGTAGCACGTATCTCGGCAAACAACGATGCAACAATTGGGAAACTGATTGCTGACGCTATGAAAAAAGTAAAGAAAGAAGGAGTCATTACCATTGAGGAAGCCAAAGGCACCGAAACAACCATTGAAGTTGTAGAAGGGATGCAATTTGACCGTGGTTACATCTCTCCTTATTTTGTAACAAACACCGAAAAAATGGAAGCAGAATTAGAAAGACCTTTCATTTTGATTTATGATAAAAAAATATCTATCCTCAAAGAAATTCTTCCGATCTTAGAAGCTACCGTACAAAGCGGACGTCCTTTGCTGATCATCTCTGAAGATATCGACGGGGAAGCTCTTGGCACGTTGGTAGTAAACCGTTTACGTGGCTCATTAAAAGTGGCTGCTGTCAAAGCTCCTGGATTTGGAGATCGCCGCAAAGAAATGCTGGAAGATATTGCTATTCTTACCGGAGGCGTAGTTATCTCTGAAGAAAAAGGAATGAAACTTGACGGTACAACGATTGATATGCTGGGAACCGCCGAAAAAGTTACGATAAACAAGGACAATACAACCATTGTCAATGGAGCTGGAACAAAAGAAGCCATCAATGCTCGGGTTGCACAAATCAAAGCACAAATTGAAACTACCACAAGCGACTATGATCGTGAAAAATTACAAGAACGCCTGGCCAAATTGGCAGGTGGTGTAGCTGTCTTGTATGTCGGCGCGGCTTCAGAAGTTGAAATGAAAGAAAAGAAAGATCGCGTGGATGATGCATTAAGCGCTACACGTGCTGCTATTGAAGAAGGAATCGTTCCTGGTGGTGGTGTTGCTTATATCCGCGCAATCGCTGCGCTGGAAGGCATGAAAGGTGAAAACGCGGATGAAACAACTGGTATTGAAATCATCAAACGCGCTATTGAAGAGCCATTGAGACAAATTGTTCTGAATGCAGGTAAGGAAGGCGCCGTAATTGTACAAAAAGTAAAAGAACACAAAGATGACTACGGCTATAATGCACGTACTGATGAATTCGAACCGCTTTACGCCGCCGGCGTTATCGATCCCGCTAAGGTAACCCGTATTGCTCTCGAAAATGCAGCTTCTATTGCAGGCATGCTATTAACTACAGAAAGTGTCATTGTAGAAAAGAAAGAAGAAAATCCTGCTCCTGCAATGCCTCCTATGGGTGGAGGAATGGGAGGAATGGGAGGAATGATGTAA
- a CDS encoding S1/P1 nuclease, whose product MNKKKTPLLLLCIIGLIIPQMTFAWGMTGHRVIGKLAEMNISQKAKNRINKVLDNTSIAMVANWGDFIKSDSTLAYTAVWHYKDIPSGLTREEFDKQALTKDDGQVVYQVLRLIKELKSHPNNAMDLKLLIHLVGDMHQPLHIGHPEDKGGNMIKIRWMGRETNLHSLWDSGLIDMQQLSYREYADYLFRTQKFALPVFQQSMVLDWAWQTYEAAQIVYNSVSDVKNPFYYDYKYRALLENCLSDAGDHLAIVLNYLYGK is encoded by the coding sequence ATGAATAAGAAGAAAACACCTCTATTGCTACTTTGTATCATAGGATTGATTATTCCTCAAATGACTTTCGCTTGGGGCATGACTGGGCACCGGGTTATCGGAAAACTGGCCGAAATGAATATCAGTCAAAAAGCTAAAAATCGCATCAATAAAGTGCTGGATAATACAAGTATTGCTATGGTAGCTAATTGGGGAGACTTTATAAAATCAGACAGTACCCTTGCTTATACCGCCGTGTGGCATTACAAAGATATTCCTTCCGGATTAACACGGGAAGAGTTCGACAAACAAGCTCTTACCAAAGACGATGGCCAAGTAGTTTACCAGGTTTTACGTTTGATCAAAGAATTAAAATCACACCCAAACAATGCTATGGATTTGAAACTATTAATTCATCTGGTGGGCGACATGCATCAACCGCTACATATAGGACATCCTGAAGACAAAGGCGGCAATATGATTAAGATCAGATGGATGGGACGAGAGACAAATCTACATTCTCTTTGGGATAGTGGACTGATCGATATGCAACAACTCAGCTACCGTGAATATGCCGATTATCTGTTCAGAACTCAGAAGTTTGCTTTACCTGTTTTTCAACAGTCCATGGTATTGGACTGGGCATGGCAAACTTACGAAGCAGCACAGATCGTCTACAATTCGGTTTCTGACGTAAAAAATCCATTCTATTACGATTACAAATATCGAGCTTTGTTAGAAAATTGTTTATCTGATGCAGGCGACCACTTGGCAATTGTTCTCAACTATCTATATGGAAAATAA
- a CDS encoding DMT family transporter: MTKVEFKLKINKWLLIQKILSTFAVQFLFFFKVHIGEISALAVAFCWTFSALFFEMAGSRLGSLSVNVIRLVMAILLLGIATWITRGLFFPVDATPYQWFWLSLSGFIGFFLGDLCLFYSYTLIGSRMAQLVMTLAPPITAFIGFVFLGERLSLLKTAGIFVTVTGIFMAMLGKKSGEKLNFNVPLKGFLFALGGAIGQGLGLVISKKGIGNYDAMAATQIRALTGGFAFIILVTVLRRWGNLRFAFKDRRGLSAVFVGSFFGPFVGVALSLYAIQHTSAGVAATLIGLVPIFIIVPSAIMFKQRITLFQVIGAFVSVGGCVLLFLD; encoded by the coding sequence TTGACAAAGGTAGAGTTTAAACTTAAAATCAACAAATGGCTGCTCATTCAAAAGATATTATCTACTTTTGCAGTTCAATTTTTATTCTTTTTCAAGGTGCATATTGGTGAGATTTCTGCACTTGCAGTAGCTTTTTGCTGGACTTTTAGTGCCCTGTTTTTTGAAATGGCAGGAAGCCGTCTCGGGTCGCTGTCTGTTAATGTCATTCGGCTTGTGATGGCGATTCTGCTTTTAGGTATTGCTACATGGATTACCCGTGGACTTTTCTTTCCTGTAGACGCTACACCATATCAATGGTTTTGGCTATCGTTGTCAGGCTTTATCGGATTTTTTTTGGGCGATCTTTGTCTTTTTTATTCCTACACATTAATTGGATCCCGAATGGCACAGTTAGTGATGACGCTTGCTCCACCGATCACTGCTTTTATCGGATTCGTGTTTTTGGGAGAGCGGTTATCGTTGCTGAAAACAGCCGGTATTTTCGTTACGGTTACAGGTATTTTTATGGCAATGCTGGGGAAAAAATCCGGGGAAAAGCTTAATTTTAATGTCCCTTTGAAAGGATTTTTATTTGCTTTGGGAGGTGCAATCGGTCAGGGATTAGGCTTGGTAATCAGTAAGAAAGGGATTGGTAATTATGATGCAATGGCTGCTACGCAGATTCGAGCACTGACAGGTGGTTTTGCTTTTATTATTTTAGTGACCGTTCTACGTCGTTGGGGGAATTTGCGGTTTGCATTTAAGGACCGCCGAGGTTTAAGCGCTGTATTTGTTGGTTCTTTTTTTGGCCCTTTTGTTGGTGTTGCTCTTTCGCTGTATGCTATCCAACACACCTCAGCTGGTGTTGCAGCAACATTAATTGGGCTAGTGCCAATTTTCATCATTGTTCCTTCTGCTATAATGTTTAAACAGCGCATTACTCTTTTTCAAGTTATAGGTGCATTTGTAAGTGTTGGTGGCTGTGTGTTGCTGTTTTTAGACTAA
- the hisH gene encoding imidazole glycerol phosphate synthase subunit HisH, which translates to MNIVIIKYNAGNIRSVLFALERLGYNAEVTDDPALIRKADKVIFPGVGEASTAMNYLQKHDLDHVIRSLKQPVLGICLGMQLLCRFSEENQTNCLGIIDQPIKRFPSLGMKIPQIGWNDIYGLKGPIFQQVPEHSYVYFVHGFYAPLSEYTIASANYMVSYSAALQQDNFFAVQFHPEKSGVVGEQILTNFLQL; encoded by the coding sequence ATGAACATTGTGATTATTAAATATAATGCGGGAAATATTCGATCCGTACTGTTTGCATTAGAACGGCTTGGGTATAATGCAGAGGTAACCGATGATCCAGCGTTGATTCGCAAAGCTGATAAAGTTATTTTTCCGGGTGTTGGAGAGGCTTCTACTGCAATGAATTATTTGCAAAAGCATGATTTGGATCACGTCATTCGATCATTAAAACAACCTGTGCTAGGGATTTGCCTTGGTATGCAGTTGCTCTGTCGTTTCTCTGAAGAAAATCAAACTAACTGTTTAGGCATTATCGATCAACCAATTAAACGATTCCCTTCTTTGGGTATGAAGATTCCGCAGATTGGGTGGAATGATATCTATGGGTTGAAGGGGCCTATTTTTCAACAAGTTCCTGAGCATAGTTATGTGTATTTTGTACATGGCTTTTATGCTCCTTTAAGCGAATACACAATTGCTTCAGCAAATTATATGGTTTCGTATAGTGCTGCTTTGCAACAAGATAATTTTTTTGCTGTGCAGTTTCATCCAGAGAAATCCGGTGTAGTTGGAGAACAAATTCTGACTAATTTTTTGCAGCTATAA
- a CDS encoding IS3 family transposase: protein MSKTSTCGLLGVSRQVYYRYCRSKQKKQDKAEQVLTMVRPIRKNMPRIGFRKLYYLLYEPLIELHVGRDKFLSILKANQMLIKPKRNYRITTDSHHRFRKHKNLVADIELTHPEQVWVSDITYIGGRDRNCYLALVTDAYSKKIMGYDVSNSLSTEGSLRALNMAIKQKKYKNKLIHHSDRGLQYCSNDYQNVLKKNMIIRKATCYKFWI, encoded by the coding sequence GTGAGCAAAACCTCCACCTGTGGATTGCTCGGGGTAAGTAGACAGGTTTATTATCGTTATTGTAGGTCAAAACAGAAGAAACAGGACAAGGCAGAGCAAGTATTAACAATGGTTCGTCCCATACGGAAAAATATGCCCCGAATAGGATTCAGGAAGTTATATTATCTTCTTTATGAACCATTAATAGAATTACATGTTGGCCGTGACAAGTTTCTATCTATACTAAAGGCTAATCAGATGTTGATTAAACCAAAGAGAAATTATCGTATAACCACAGACTCCCACCATCGTTTTAGAAAGCACAAGAATTTGGTGGCAGATATAGAACTGACCCATCCCGAACAGGTTTGGGTATCGGATATAACTTATATCGGGGGCAGGGACAGGAACTGTTATCTGGCATTAGTTACAGATGCATATTCCAAAAAGATCATGGGTTATGATGTTTCTAATAGTTTGTCCACTGAAGGTTCTTTGAGAGCATTAAACATGGCCATTAAACAAAAAAAATATAAAAACAAACTGATCCATCATTCGGATAGAGGATTACAGTATTGCAGTAACGATTATCAAAATGTATTGAAAAAGAATATGATTATCCGCAAAGCGACCTGTTATAAATTCTGGATTTGA
- a CDS encoding transglycosylase SLT domain-containing protein has protein sequence MSMLLFVIGCQRKNTYHKPTDPFEKIIRRDTLNAIMLYGSSTYFIYKDQPMGYNYDLCQNLADSLGVKLNVVVAKSIDEAISMLKANKGDLIAVPVDLAYQYSKQLASTNVGETSTQVLVQQMGINALSDVTQLAGKTVYVISGSRYAERLNDLDNELGNTFKIKEVPDTTSIDSLIEMVAKGKIQYTVTSNKIAELNQNSISGLDTHLTVSFPQRSSWVTLSSDSTLIHHINAWYKEMTASGIDKNLYNKYISENNFFANKGIRIPKGAISPYDRIFQHYAKQLGWNWRLLAAQAYSESRFDPNCISWAGAEGLMQMMPNTAARFGVDGQAIFNPAQNVEAAVQYIKMLNMVFHSIPNQLERIKFILAAYHSGPGHVLDAMALAKKFGKNPHIWVGNVETFLKLKNQPQYYNDPVCHNGYINATQTINYVKDVFARFEAYLRHR, from the coding sequence ATGTCAATGCTTTTATTTGTCATTGGATGTCAACGCAAAAATACGTACCACAAACCAACTGACCCGTTTGAAAAAATCATCAGAAGAGATACACTAAATGCCATTATGCTTTACGGTTCATCGACTTACTTTATTTACAAGGATCAGCCGATGGGCTATAATTATGATTTATGTCAGAACTTAGCGGACTCCCTTGGTGTCAAATTAAATGTAGTGGTTGCTAAAAGCATTGACGAAGCAATCTCTATGTTAAAAGCGAATAAAGGCGACCTCATTGCTGTCCCTGTCGATTTGGCATATCAGTATTCTAAGCAGCTGGCTTCCACAAATGTAGGAGAAACATCCACGCAAGTATTGGTTCAGCAGATGGGTATCAACGCATTAAGTGATGTAACACAATTAGCAGGAAAAACGGTTTATGTCATATCTGGATCACGTTATGCGGAAAGGCTGAACGACTTAGACAACGAATTGGGAAATACATTTAAAATCAAAGAAGTACCAGATACCACCAGTATAGACTCATTAATTGAAATGGTTGCTAAAGGGAAAATTCAATATACTGTGACTTCAAACAAAATTGCTGAACTGAATCAAAATAGCATTTCGGGATTAGATACCCATTTAACGGTAAGCTTTCCACAACGTTCATCATGGGTAACTTTATCATCCGACTCCACTTTAATACATCATATAAACGCATGGTATAAGGAAATGACAGCCTCAGGAATAGATAAAAATTTATACAACAAATACATATCAGAAAATAACTTTTTTGCTAATAAAGGAATACGCATTCCCAAAGGTGCTATTTCCCCATATGATCGGATTTTTCAACATTATGCAAAGCAACTGGGATGGAATTGGCGATTACTAGCTGCTCAGGCATATAGCGAATCCCGTTTCGACCCGAATTGTATTTCTTGGGCCGGAGCGGAAGGGCTTATGCAAATGATGCCAAATACTGCGGCTCGTTTTGGAGTTGATGGACAGGCTATTTTCAATCCGGCTCAAAATGTGGAAGCAGCTGTTCAATACATCAAAATGCTTAACATGGTCTTTCATTCTATTCCAAATCAACTAGAACGCATTAAATTCATTTTAGCAGCTTACCATTCAGGGCCAGGCCACGTATTAGACGCAATGGCATTAGCAAAAAAATTCGGGAAAAACCCCCATATTTGGGTAGGTAATGTAGAAACATTCCTAAAACTGAAGAATCAACCTCAATATTATAACGATCCTGTTTGCCATAATGGATATATTAATGCCACACAAACTATTAACTACGTGAAAGATGTGTTCGCAAGGTTTGAAGCATACCTAAGGCATAGATAA